The following DNA comes from Gopherus flavomarginatus isolate rGopFla2 chromosome 5, rGopFla2.mat.asm, whole genome shotgun sequence.
CCAAATTTACCTCAGTGATTGAGAAAGCAAAGGctggctcagtgaaatcccagcctgctggggatggggagtgaATGGGCAACAGCCCCATGCCAGAGGACACAATGCCCTGGACTGGTGGGCAAGGACCATGTGTTGGTTTTAAAGCTCCTGTTTGTTTAATGTTTAGgtccagaagaagaaagataaACCTGAGTCTTTATCCACCCAGGTACAGATTCCTTGCTCTGTCCCTACAGCTTGCAGCACTTTCTGCTGGAAGAGGCTGGAACTGGAGTAGCCCAGAGTtctccccattcccagcactcctgccccattccctacagcgccccctgctgggagaagctgggactgaggtagctgggagctccccctccCAGACAGAGTTCCTGACCCTGTCTTGGTACATGGCATTGGCTGCGGAGCTAGGAGGGCCACCTGGACCGTGGCCTAGCCATGAGTGGCACTGCAGCCTGGTGCATCAAACTCAGATTTGGAGGTGGTGGATGGATGGGTTCATAGGCCAGGGAGGTcaggctggtggagcagggcgggggggagggcggAAGACATGGGGGGAGCACGTgaaaagggaagaggaggggcaggtggCAGGGGGGCCAAATCTATGCTGCTGCCCCCTTCCACTTTAAATGGCACTCCAGAGCCCCTGCGTAAGATGCATCTGCACCTCtgttccccctctgtggtcctgCAAGGGCACTCCCTCTCAGCTGCACGCTTTTCAGACACCACCTTTCTTGGGTGGAGACACACATCTTTCTTGCCCTGCCTGGGGCATTTTCAGGCTGCACAGTCCCCTGACTGTGCTGTGAAATCCTACAGCAAAGCAGATTGACTAAACAGGCCAGCATCTGTGCTGGGCGTTCTCATCAGAGACTAATAACAATGACATTGCTAGCAGTTATAAGTGATCACGTGACTTTTCTGAGCAAGcacttttattcttaaggtaaaagcattacagagaaaacatggaAACAATAACACGAGCTACACACTggtaataagcttaccagaagtcaagggctctggctggtgatCAATCCGTCCGACCTCACCCAGGGATATTTCTGTGATCACCAGTTCATAGCAGCTGTCACTCAGAACTAGCTCCCCCAAGAGTTAGGGAGTCCCTCCTTTAGCCCCTTTGAAGATAGTGTGAATAGGTATCAGCCAGGCATTGGGTTTCTCCCCAATGCACTGCTTCAAAATGGTAACTTCACTAACTTCCATCACCCCCGTTCccaagtatttcctaggaaaccCACTTAACTAAAAGATCAGTCTAGTCTAGCCCATTGCTTTAGAGAGTCCTTTGAAGCATGAACCACTTCCCAGAGTTTGCATTAGTCCTGTCTCCCCCTTAGAGTTACATCCTTCCACAGTAATCTGGACACAGCTTTAATATGCAGCGACCTCCCAAGACACTTCACCTTAACTCAGCAGGGTTTGTTTAGGGTGCTGCCAATTATTGTCCCGTCTGTCACAGGATCTGGGTCACCAATTATCTCTCTGTGTCCTCCTCCTTATCTGGGCAGGAAGCAGCTCATGCCATCCAGGGCAAGGGGCTGAGCAGTGAGGCCAAGGGCAGTTGCCCCATGGAGCTTGACCTGGACACCCTAGACAGCCTCATCTCTGACCTGGCCGACACCATCTTCTACAGCCGCAACCCGTatggggggcccaacccccgcAGCCTTGGTGAGCACTGGTCAGCATCCCTAACACAGGGGATTCCCCTCTCCGTGCCCTATAGGCATTCCCCTCTCCAGGTCTCAGTCCctttttcctatttctccccttctctcatttgcatcccctgccccccaagtgcTAAAAGGGTGCAGTCCTGAGCTCTGACCCTCTTGTATCCCCCAAGGATTCCTGTCTCCGGATCTCTGGCCCTCTCTATCTAGAGGTGTGAATGGGCCCCCCTAGAAACCTCATTTCCTGCCTGGCAGTTTGGTACCTGAGGGGAGCGaggtgggtggagcagggctcTGCTTTGGGTGGGATGGGAACGGCTGGTGCTATGTCTGATTCCCATCACCATGTCCCCAGCTCACCAATTCAATGCGGACATGATTCAGCCCACCCTGGCCCAGCTGCACCCTAACTTTGGAGAGGATTTCATGGACACCCTGGACCCCATTCACGGTAACTTTCATTGGCCACTGTGCACAGATCCCATCTGGGATGAGCTGGGAGATTGTGGTGCATAGGGGCGGTGAGAAGGTTTCCAAACACCATTGTGCCTGGCAATAGAGGGAATCAGCCAGGTGTCTCCTCCTGACCGCCCTGGATCAGACCAGTAGTGtcccctcctggctgctctgggtcagaccagtggtgtCTTCTCCCCACCGTGCTGGAGCACCCCGTTAATCTGTTGCTGGGAGGAATTGGAAATCCCCATGGGCAGATTGTGTAGCTGAGTGCTGCTCATGGCCTGGCCTGTGGCTGACCCACTGCTAGCTCAGCCGGCTGCAGGGACTGCTCTTCCTCACAGACCCAGGCCTCTGCTAGATGCTTGCTGAGCCGCCTGCTACCTCACACGCTACAGGCTAGGCAGAGATACCATGGTGGGGAGAGCCACCCAGTATCTCACCTGAACCTGGCCCCtggaggggcggggcgctgcgcTCTCTACAGATTGGCCCCTACAGAGGAAGCTTAAACACTATTTACTGCCCTGAAAGAGatgccctctgctctctgtgcccCAGGGCAGCTATCCTAGCACGGAGCCTCTCCCCTCTAGGAGACACCGGCtccaatccagccccagggcagaggactggcaaGCTCGAGGGGCATGGAATGGGTTTGGCCCTGCAGACCTGGCATTGTCTGATGGGCTTATCGAAGGGAAGTGGCGAAGAGATTGTGAAGTGATTGTGGACAGAGAGCTGCCCCCGCAGCATGGGACACACCAGCAGAACTTCCTGCTGCAGGGCCTTGGCAGGACACCAGGGCTGTGCGCCAAGGAGCCTTATctcagtctctgtctctctctccccgctCCAAACTTGGACCCAACAGACAGCCCGGCCAGCTCTCCCTTGGGGGCCGCCAGCCCCAGCCTTCAGCGGCTCAGCTGTGCCTCCTCTGTCGCCTCTAGCTCCTCTGAGTCCCTGAAACTCCTCTTGTCTGTCGCTCACGTAGCCGCTGCCAAGAAGGGTACAGAGTGGGCCCCCACATCTGTTCGTCCTGCTGCTGCACGTGGGGCTGGGCCCAGATGCTTCCCAGGCTAGCTGTATGGCCATGCCCCGACTGCCAACATCCCTGATGCCAAGGGGCAGCTGGCTGAgactacaggtcccagcatgGACCCAGTGAAGTGTCTCAGGTCAAACTGGAGCAGTGCATCTGGGATATGTAGTGTCTCCAGGCCACCTCCCTATATTCAAGATGAGGTAATTGGAACAGTGGACCACTATTTCATCAAGGGGTTTGCCCATATGCCCAGAATTACCATGCACACACCAGACCAACCCATAGCTGTCACCTTAGTCACCACTGCTATGGCTCCAGCCACTGCGCACCAGGGAATCCTGCATACCCTTcagccacacagctctgccagcgcccctcaatcccaccccgcagccccctgctagcccagaccTGAGCTCCCCCCCATAGTTCTGCCAGTGCCCCATAATCCTGACCCGCAGTCCCCCTTTGAGATCTGAGACCTGggaccctccccccctccagctctgccaatgcccctcaatccttacccacagccccctgcaatcCCAGCTCTGGGGTCTCCCAGGTCTGAGCTCTGAAGCTGCCATTTGTGCTGAGTGTTGTGATGTAATCATGATCATTCCTATTATGGTTATTTTGCTCTGATTTATCCAGGTCCTTcgcattttctttctctctcttccccctgtcCTCATCTCTCTACCTCCCTTTCAGCCTTTCTTTTTTGCCATAGttcattctttctgtctttcccttcacagatttctttgctgccTGTCGCCCCCAGCCTGTGACCCAGGTGAGTAGCAAATAGCAGCTGCCCTCTGACTGCTCAGCAATGCCCCTGCCCTGTGTCTGCAGAGATCAGCTGGCGCCACATTGCAGCCCATGCTTCGCCTTCACTGCAAGGTCTGTGACCTCCTCCGTGGTGCAGGCCCCTCCCTTGTGTCACAGCCTCCCTGCTGGGAGGGCAAAGCTGGGTGGTACAGGCCTCTCCCCCTGGCCTAGTGCCGCAGGCCCCCTTGCTGGGAGGGCAAGGCTGGGCGGTACAGGCCTCTCCCCCTGGCCTAGTGCCGCAGGCCCCTTGCTGGGAGGGCAAAGCTGGGCGGTACAGGCCTCTCCCCCTGGCCTAGTGCCACAGGCCCCTTGCTGGGAGGGCAAGGCTGGGCGGTACAGGCCTCTCCCCCTGGCCTAGTGCCGCAGGCCCCTTGCTGGGAGGGCAGGCTGGGCGGTACAGGCCTCTCCCCCTGGCCTAGTGCCGCAGGCCCCCTTGCTGGGAGGGCAAGGCTGGGCGGTACAGGCCTCTCCCCCTGGCCTAGTGCCGCAGGCCCCCTTGCTGGGAGGGCAAGGCTGGGCGGTACAGGCCTCTCCCCCTGGCCTAGTGCCGCaggccccctgctgggagggcaAGGCTGGGCGGTACAGGCCTCTCCCCCCGGCCTAGTGCCGCaggccccctgctgggagggcaAGACTgattttctctcctctctcccccaggcctccacgctgctgccagctgctgccccacAGGGCTCTCTGTCCAGCGCTTGTGACCTGGATGTGACCACCAACACTAAGGAGCTGCCTCTCCACAGGGGCTCCCTCacccccctttcctttcccctggacctggagccccTGACACCCCTGAACGGACACGAGACCTTCCTGCCGCTTTTTCCCACCTCCCCGCTGCGGGtcagcccccccccgccaggcccTCCCACGCAGCACCCCCAACCCACCGTTGTCTTCTCCGTCATCACTCACACGGCTGCCGAAAAGCCCCCTTCATCCACCCGGCACCCTCCTTCCCCCGGAGGCACCTTTGCCATGCCTGTGTCTGGCCCCCTGCCCAACAGGGCAAAATCCCAGCAGCTACAGCACATTGCCCCAGCGCCCACCTCCAGCCACCCCCCGGCAGCCCCCAGTGCCTTCCTTACCCGCCTGCTCATAGCAGGTATGTGCTTGTGGGGGCagtgcagcctgcctgcctggcacTGGGGGGAGAGGCTGTTGTGGTGGGATGAGGAGGAGTGGGTGTGGGGAGAGTGGGCACAGGGGGCATTGCTTTTACGGGCAGGCAGGTGGTGATGGGTGCGTGGGGCTGGGGAACTGGGCATGCCTGAGGATGTTGCTGGCAGAGGGGTCAGTGGATGGGGGAGTTGCTCGTGGGGGACTGGGCACAGAGGGTTGCTGTCGGGGCGGGGGACCAGATACTCGGGGGGAGTTGGCAGGGGGCTGAACATAAGGGGTATTGCTGGTGTGGGTGTGCAGGGAGGGCtgttggtgggggggaagaacaATGGAGTTGCTGGTGGGAGGAGCGGGTGGGGGTGTTCACGGTGCAAGGGAgcctctctccccacctcctcAGATGTGGGCCATCTCAAGACCCAGGGCTGGAGAGACACTGCTCTAGGTGACTACCTAGGAGCTGTGACCTCTGTGGCAGAGCCTCACTCCTCCTCTACCCACTTTCTTTTTCCCCCAGGCCCATCGACACAGCCTCTCGCTCCAGCCAGGGACTCTTCCCAGGTgagagcacctcctgctggagagggcggggctgggcagtacaggctTCTCCCCCTGCCTGGTGTCACAGTGCCCCCCTGCTGGGAATGATGGTTATAGGTGGtgcaggctcctcctcctccctgatgtcacagtgccccctgctcggGAGGGTGGGACTGGACAGTGcaggctcctccccctccctggtgaCCCAGGCTGGAGAGGGCAGCGCTGGGCATCTGTTggctctccccctccctggtGTCACAGCGCTCCCTGCTGATGAGCTACACAATTTAAATCCACCCAGGAATCACTTAGCTAACGCTACTGGGTTTAGGGGTGCCCTGCTCTCCCCTAGCGCTTGTGACTGGGGCAGATTTCTGTCCTCCCTGCTGACTGCTTCCTCATCTCTCCCTTCTAGGTCTGCACCCCCCTAGAGCTTCCTGCAGGCGTCCTGCTGATGGAGAAGCCCATCCACCCTTGCTCTGTCACTGCCTCCTCCAGCACTGGTAAGATGGGGGGTGCTACTGTCAGGCCCCTCATTACATGGGCTCTCGCTGTGGGTGCTTGGCTCTTGGGGGTGGCGAGACAGAGGAGATGGGTgatggggctggggaagagcatCAGGCTTGGTTAGGCAGGAAGGTAGTTGGCTCATAAGAATCATCTGGGGAGTGGGAACTTGGTGGGTTCATAGGTGGCTGGAGAGAGGGCGTGTTGAGGGGATGGCAAGGTGGGGGGCGGGCTGGGGGGACTGGGGAAGTGTAAAGGGGGCCAGCTTGAGGGGACTGGGGGATGACAaggtcaggggctggctgggggaacaTGGAAGGATATCAGTgtagggggctggctgggggatcagGGGTGATGGtaagctggggggctggctggaggacctggggggaTAGCAAGGTGGGGGATGGCTGGGGGGACCTGGGATGATGGCAAGGGGGGGGGCTGGCTTCAGAATCCGAGGGGACGGGAAGGTGGTGGCTGACTGGGGGATCTGTGGGGACAGCAAGGTtggtgggctggctggggggaccagaggggatGGCAAGctggggggctggttggggggaCCTGTAAGAACAGTAAGGTGGGAATTGGCTGGGGGATCTGAGGTAATGGCAacgtgggggctggctgggggatctgAGGTGTTGGCtatgtgaggctggctgggggatctGAGGGGATGGCAaggtgggggctggctgggggatctgAGGTAATGGCAGCGTGGGGGTTGGCTGGGGGATCTGAGGAAATGGCAAGGTGGGAACTGGCTGGGGGATCTGAGGTAATGGTAAcgtgggggcaggctgggggatcTGAGGGAATGGCAAGGTGGGGGCTGGCTGCGGGATCTGGGGGGATAGCAAGGCGGGGGGTTAGCTGGGGGATCTGAAGAGATGGCAATGTGGGGGTTGGCTGGGGGATCTTGGGTGATGGCAAGGTGGGGGTTGGCTGTGGCATCTGGGGAATTAGCAAaatggggggctggctggaggatCTGAGGTGATGGCAagatggggctggctgtgggatcTGGGGGGATGGCAGGGtagggggctggctggagaaTCTGAGGAGATGGCAagattggggctggctggggcacctgtgtgtgtgtggagggggttggCTTAGGGGAATGGGGTGATTAGGGGGTGGCTCACCCTGCATTGCCTGCTGGTTGGGGGCCTGGCTGCCCAGGTTCGGAGATGGCACCAAGGGGTGATGACAGCCAGGTCTGTGGGTCAGAGGCTGGTTTGGCCCCAGGCTGGCGCTGCCTGGGGCTGTTCTGGAATGTGCTGTTCTGGAATGTGGGGAGGACATGGGGAGGCTGCAGTTTTAGGCTCCTCCCCACGATGaaggtggagctggggagggTTCACGGCATCGCTGATCTGGTGCTGGGGATGGATCCTAGGAGTGTGGGACCTGGAGCCCTCTCTCCTCCACATGAACAGACCTCTGCTTCTAGAAGTGGGCTGGATCTGACATGTTCCCTCACCAGCCCGTGCGCCCAGAAGTGCTGTGGTGGGATGGCTCACTCACCATGCCCTATTGGGCCCTGGGGAGCAGCATTGGGATCTTGCCCACATGAGCGACCCAGATATTTCCCTTTCTCCTTTGGATTCCCCCAGATGCCAAGTCCGAAGATAGAGCTGAGCGCAGGGGACCCCATGCTTcccaccagccctgcagcctccccagcaCCAAGGTAACATGGGCCCCTGCCAACCCACTCACACCCGGGCCCCTCCCCGCTGAGTGGGGCGGCAGGGAGATTTCCCAGGGAAAGCccaggtgctgcagggagcggggtgaggGCTCAGTAGAGGGCGTTGTCCCTCACTATCAGTGTTGACCCCAGTGCTGTGCTGCCTGAAGTGGGGTAGGGGCTTGGTAGGGGGGCACTCTCCCTCATACTCAGTGCTGAGCCCAGTGCCccagccagggggtgctgtgttGCAGTGGGTGCTGTGCGTGAGCTGGATGGGCATAACTGCCCCTTGTGTTAGCTCCTGGCTCTGCACTGTCAGAGAGGAGTATGTCCTGATCCCTGAGGCGGGGCTCACAGCCTGGTTTGATTGGATTCTGCAGGGCAGCCGAAGACCTGGCTTTACCTCTGCTGACCATGCCCGGCGCCTGAACATCAGCTGCGCCTTCGACACCCTTGCCAGCCTTGTGCTGCCGGGCTTGGCCCAGCCCAGCGTCAAGGTACATGCCACATGGCACTCCTACTGTCCAGCCCTCCAGTTAGCTCTTCCCTTCACTGCGTGGCTCTGTTCTCCCCAGCACGGACTGCTGGAACACCTGGCCCCACTTCGCTGGACTGGCCCAGTCCCTCATCCATCCCTGTCTCTCTGTCAGTCCCTCACCCTTGTCTTCCCCCGcgcccatctctgcccatccctagtcctcatccctccctccccatctcctcctctgcttgctctgggtcttagTCCCTTTCTCCCTGCCCTTCGTACGTCCCTCCGCTTTCCCCCTCTCTGCCCGTCCCAGTCCGTCGTCTGTcccaccccatctctctctctgcctggctGGCCACTGTGTCTCATGCTCAGCCCGTCTCCCCCAGCTCAGCAAGGCCACGCTGCTGCAGAGAAGTGTGGTGTATGTGGGGCGGCTGCAGCAGGAGCGCCGGCAGGTGCAGGAGACAGCCCGGCGCCTGCAGGGCGAGATTGAGGAGCTGAGTGCTGCCATTGGGTGAGTGTGTGGATGAGGGCGGGGCCTGATAGTTGTCATTGGGCAagtgcaggaagtgggtggggccTATGGGGTATGATCGAAGAGCTGAGTACCACCATTGGGTaagagagcagagagcaggcGAGGCCTGTGGGATGAGATTGAGATGCTGAACTCTgccggggaaggggcagggtctgTGGGGTGAGATTGAGTGCCATTGGGTAAGTACAGAGGGGGTGGGGCCTGCAGAGTGAGATCAAGCATCTTGAGTGCTGCCATTAGGTGAGTGCAGGGACAGGGTGGGGCCTGCGGGGTGAGCTTGAGTGGCTGAGCTCTGCCATTGGgtgagggcagggctgtgcccTGGACTGGTTTTACCTTCTGCCCCATCTCACTCCAGGGAGTTCCAGCGCCAGCTGCCCCCCAGCGGGGCCCCGGTGACCCCTCCACGCTTAGACCACATGGCCCAGCTATATGACGACTACGTGCGCCAGCGCACCCTGCAGAACTGGCGCTTCTGGCTCGTATCCACTGGCATGATTGCATTCAGGgcatcctggggggcagggacactgcagggccctggctgggagggagcagagatggCTCTTCCCAGGGCAGAGTGGAAGGgtctctgggggtggggcagggcaggataaGGGGCTCTGGGGGCAATGGCAATCCCTGCAGAATTGGGGTGGCCCCTCCTGGGTTAGGGAGGGCAGGACAGAGCAGATGGCCCCGGAGGtggtgggtggaggtgggggactAAGCTGATCCTTCCTGGTCTCGTTAGGTAGCtccaaggcagggggcaggcaggaggcggATTCTCCTTaaccctgctctgcccacagTTCAGCATGCTCGTCAAGCCGCTGTTTGAGAGCTACaggggagcagtgagcacccacAGTGCCAAGGAGTTCTGCCAGTCGGTGCTGGGCTGGCTGGAGCAGCACTGCACCCTGCCCATGCTGCGCCCTGGTACGTCCCATCCCCTGCACCAGGCCCAAACATCCCCACACTCCCAGTAGGTGGTGGGAAGAGGGATTCCAGCTTCTTAAGGAGCTTCTGTGATCCCCCTTGGCCTCCAGGAAAACCGTTTCCTAAGGTAGGGCCCCCTGAGCTCCCAGAGATGGGCACTTATTCATCCTGCCTGCCTGACGGGGGTGTTCGTATCCACAGGACACACAGGATGTAGTAACCCCCATCAAAGCCCATCAGTGGTGGagatggggatagaacccaggagtcctggctcctagacaCCCCCtagtctaaccactagactccactcctcttccagagctgggactaaaacacaggagtcctggctcccagcttcccTTCCCACTCTACCCATTAGGCACCACTCCCCTAGCCCAAGTCTTTCTGAATCAGACCCCTACAGTTGGGCTCCAAACTCCAAATCAAGTTGGCTCCAGAATCACTGGTTGCTTTGGAATGTGCCTGCCCTGGATTCAGTGTCACCCCCACTCCCCATCACTCCCCTACAATCTGATCACTGGGCAGGGCTTTCTGAGCCCTCTCTACATCCTGCCAAGCCCACCTCAGGACTCTTCCGACTGATAGACTTGGGTAAGGATGTGGGTGGACAGCTTCCATCTGGAGCTGGTGCTAatttctccttcccctgcagctatctccagctccctcctgcagctcagcAAGTTCACAGCCATCCTGACCCAGCCCTCACGCCTCCCTGAGCAGGCCCTGCAGGCCGTCTGTCACCCCTCACACAGCAAGGGCCATAGCTAGTGGGCCCTATGGTGCTGCATGAGGACGTCCCGACACTGCCCACTTGGCGGAGAAGAGAGGACACAGACATCTTTGACTCCTGGGCggcaccccaccccaccatggGCCCAGAAGCATCTGGATGGACATGCGGGGGCTACAGCGGGACCTCTGTAATAGAACTAGCAGGGGGAGGCTGATCCACAGAGAAGATGGAATTGGGGGGGCTCACAGCTGGGCATCCCTAGAGAGCAAAAtgcgggggaggggtgcctcagagTTGGGAATGGCTTTAGCCCCCACTGACATGGCAATGGGGTGGCTCTGAACTGGATTCCCCTGTAGCACCCATAGAGAGGGGCATCTCTCAGAGCTGGTGATTCCTCTATACACATCTAGTGAAGGGGAGCTGGAGGATGAGTAGAGGGTCCCCTTTAGCAACCCCCctatgggggcagggggatgctgGCAGGTCGTGGCTCTGTTTGGACAGTGACAGCAGGAGTTGTATTAAACCCCCAGCATATGGGACTGGCCAGTGCCTCAGATCTCTCCTTGCAGGGGGAAATGGAGGGCGGAGGGATGAgccagcagggagcagccagAGACACCTGCCCTCCCCTGCTTGCCCACCGGAAGGCACTAAATTGCTGCTAAGGCAGTGGGCCAGCCAGGGGTCTGTCAGCAATTAACCTGGGCTctcctcttagggcttgtctacatcacaaagttgcagcgctggtgagggggttacagcgctgcaacttaggaggtgtacacatctgcagggcatcaccagcgctgcaactccctgtttgcagcgctggccgtactcccgttttgtctcgggtgtagaggatccagcgctggtaatcaagtgtagacacttaccagcgcttttcttgacctccgtggaataagcaggtatcccagcatacctgaggaagcctctggtaatcaagctggtctccttccccggtttgctctcgcgttccccgaaccccgagcaagcaggtctccttccctgcggtttgcagggtggttcggggaacgcgagagcaaaccgcggcgaagctggtctccttccccggtttgctctcgcgttccccgaacccccgagcaagcaggtctccttccctgcggtttgctgggtggttccgggaacgcgagagcaaaccgcggcgaagctggtctccttccccagtttgctctcgcgttccccgaacccccgagcaagcaggtctccttccctgcggtttgctgggtggttcggggaacgcgagagcaaaccgcggcgaagctggtctccttccccggtttgctctcgcgttccccgaaccccccttgaagccgcccaacagcgctgaagtgtggccacatctaacaccacttgcagcgctggttgctgtaagtgtggccactctgcagcgctggccctatacagctgtactaatacagctgtaacaaccagcgctgcaaaattgtagatgtagacataaccttagtctcTCTCAGCCCCTGCCCTAGGAACTGTCAATGCTTATGGGGTAGGGGCCCAGCTACTGCATCCTACCTGTTCTCTTCACCCTGAGTGTCTTATCCCTGCTCCTGGGCCCCCAGGCAGCAAGAGTGTCACCTGCCAGAGCAAAGCCCTATCCCTGCCCCCTTGCGAACTGTTAGCCCCAGGTGGAGGTTTGATAGACCCCCAGGCCCAGGGGCCCACAGTGAACTCATCTCAGTGCTTGACTCATGATAGCTCCCCTGCCTCATGGGAATATggctcccagcaggaggcactgcaggaagTGGGACAGGAgtactggctgtggggggagctcccagctacaCCTATCCCAGCAGAGGgcactgcagggagcaggctgtggctggtGACTGGGTTGCTCTGGTTTCCTTGCATGTCTGTCTGGGGTTGCCCTTGCCCTTTGATGACACAACCACTCTGGTGAGAGATTTAGCCCAACTAAGGTGCCGCAGCTGCTGGCCACCCACATGGGCCCATGGCAcgcagccacccagctctgattcCTGGCGCTAGGGAGACAGCTCGCTGCTGGGGTTGGCCTCCAGGGCTCCCTTACCCCTGCACTGACTGAGCCCCACTACCCCACACTGTGGTGCTAGGTCCTTctactccccttccccctcacccagctccccttcctcccccaccctcaccgcATTGTGGTCACTTGATGGCAGTACCTAGGAGACTGACAGGCCTGGGGAGGTAGCCCCCTCCCTGCTTGGTGTTTCTGTTTCCCCGTGGCAGAGAGGGCAGAGGCTGAGAGAGAGGGTACATGATGTTTATCCCAAACAGGCCAGCCTGCTCTAGCCCATTGAGCTGCACTGGGCAAGGCCAAGAGCCAGCAGCCCTCCCCCACGCCTGCTGACCAG
Coding sequences within:
- the LOC127052468 gene encoding MLX-interacting protein-like isoform X3 yields the protein MSRPQIIHSGHFMVSEPHADLELDAGGRAVVGSMAEQVGAVELRAGGWREGAGAGEQAAVPGDTYDFDTVNACTCRTYRFGPCSSGALSIDASLTKLFECMTLAYSGKIVSPKWKTFKGLKLLPRDKIRLNNAIWRAWYLQYVERRKNPVCNFVTPLECSVGDDHRKPEPHPALALQAVIMEGKYWKHQIGVVIREYHKWRTYFCTREAAHAIQGKGLSSEAKGSCPMELDLDTLDSLISDLADTIFYSRNPYGGPNPRSLAHQFNADMIQPTLAQLHPNFGEDFMDTLDPIHDFFAACRPQPVTQASTLLPAAAPQGSLSSACDLDVTTNTKELPLHRGSLTPLSFPLDLEPLTPLNGHETFLPLFPTSPLRVSPPPPGPPTQHPQPTVVFSVITHTAAEKPPSSTRHPPSPGGTFAMPVSGPLPNRAKSQQLQHIAPAPTSSHPPAAPSAFLTRLLIAGPSTQPLAPARDSSQVCTPLELPAGVLLMEKPIHPCSVTASSSTDAKSEDRAERRGPHASHQPCSLPSTKGSRRPGFTSADHARRLNISCAFDTLASLVLPGLAQPSVKLSKATLLQRSVVYVGRLQQERRQVQETARRLQGEIEELSAAIGEFQRQLPPSGAPVTPPRLDHMAQLYDDYVRQRTLQNWRFWLFSMLVKPLFESYRGAVSTHSAKEFCQSVLGWLEQHCTLPMLRPAISSSLLQLSKFTAILTQPSRLPEQALQAVCHPSHSKGHS